The proteins below come from a single Fodinicola acaciae genomic window:
- a CDS encoding YbaB/EbfC family nucleoid-associated protein, with protein MSKSTADQVHRLNRALSALESEAESASGLVTAVVGVRHDLRSLRIDPHVFRVRDADALVADVLEAVRAGCADVDREARALAEKAGLVGRDDREVDLAYDPLLRELDELLGERW; from the coding sequence ATGTCGAAATCGACGGCGGACCAGGTCCATCGGCTCAACCGCGCGCTGTCCGCGCTGGAGAGCGAAGCCGAGTCGGCCAGCGGACTGGTGACGGCCGTGGTGGGCGTACGGCATGACCTGCGGTCGCTTCGGATCGATCCACACGTATTCCGCGTACGCGACGCCGACGCCCTGGTGGCCGACGTGCTGGAGGCCGTACGCGCCGGATGCGCCGACGTCGACCGCGAGGCTCGTGCGCTGGCCGAGAAGGCCGGCTTGGTCGGACGCGACGACCGCGAAGTCGACCTGGCGTACGACCCGCTGCTGCGCGAACTCGATGAGCTGCTCGGCGAGAGGTGGTGA
- a CDS encoding SAV_915 family protein, which yields MSPTDEDALPDLVYLPCKEHVAEVADARPLLHRLPDGELLLPAYSTADRLYAAWGDGHPWLALPSAGLEALHDSQHFDVVALDLPPAEEADDAR from the coding sequence ATGTCGCCCACTGACGAGGACGCCCTGCCGGACCTGGTCTACCTGCCGTGCAAGGAGCACGTCGCCGAGGTCGCCGACGCGCGGCCACTGCTGCACCGGCTGCCGGACGGCGAGTTGCTGCTGCCGGCGTACTCGACCGCGGACCGGCTGTACGCCGCCTGGGGTGACGGCCATCCGTGGCTCGCGTTGCCGAGCGCCGGCCTGGAAGCGCTGCACGACAGCCAGCACTTCGACGTGGTCGCGCTCGACCTTCCGCCAGCCGAGGAGGCCGACGATGCTCGATGA
- a CDS encoding YbaB/EbfC family nucleoid-associated protein, producing MLDDPHRVARLRRLAENVRAIRDGVDRVETVADSPDGRIRARVGGRGDLIGLEVDDRVFRQPDSARLAAEIAATVRTAQQAADREIARICTETFPSH from the coding sequence ATGCTCGATGATCCGCACCGCGTCGCACGGCTGCGCCGGCTGGCCGAGAACGTACGTGCGATCCGCGACGGCGTCGACCGCGTCGAGACCGTCGCGGACTCGCCGGACGGCCGGATCCGCGCACGTGTCGGCGGTCGCGGCGACCTGATCGGCCTGGAGGTCGACGACCGGGTCTTCCGGCAGCCGGACTCGGCCAGGCTGGCCGCCGAGATCGCCGCGACCGTACGCACCGCGCAGCAGGCCGCCGACCGCGAGATCGCCAGGATCTGCACCGAAACCTTCCCTTCCCACTGA
- a CDS encoding DNA gyrase/topoisomerase IV subunit B → MTAAAEILYGADDLTHLEGLEAVRKRPGMYIGSTDSRGINHLFTEIVDNSTDEGVAGHATKVVVTLHADGSVQVDDDGRGIPTGVHAKSGLSGVELVLTRLHAGGKFGGAAYKTSGGLHGVGASAVNALSHRFDITVRQAGKVHQMSFKHGAPGSFDGPGPKAKFTAKSGLSVVGRMKRGESTGTSIRYWYDARYFEAGAALDVEAVRMKLRNTAFLVPGVSYVLRDATGGSISEETFHFPNGLSDMVEFLSPAGEKPVSGTLVIKGEGTYKENAADASGVMQSNVERHAEVEVALRWGTGYERTVECFTNTIRNMHGGTHRKGFDRAAVRAIQDAISKTRGLLKPKEDMPTLDDVLEGMTAVIHVRIPEPQFTSQTKDELSTAGITKVVQGVVETHIKAWTEARKTKSEAKIVLQKVVDASRVRLVQKQQKDAARRKTALEGASMPPKLVDCRTTGISRSELFLVEGDSAMGSAKMARVSEYQALLPLRGKILNVQKASLGDTLKNVEIASIVQVLGAGSGRTFDLSTMRYGRVILMADADVDGSHIRTLLITLFARYMRPVIEDGRLFAAMPPLHKITTKGRNAETFFTFTQREMEQKVAQLEKAGKQVVTPIPRFKGLGEMDAEELWETTMNPATRSVRRITLDDVEAADNALELLMGEKVEPRRVWLVESSARVDREAIDI, encoded by the coding sequence GTGACTGCCGCCGCCGAGATCCTCTATGGGGCCGATGACCTGACCCATCTGGAAGGTCTGGAAGCGGTCCGCAAGCGACCCGGCATGTACATCGGGTCCACCGACAGCCGCGGCATCAACCACCTTTTCACCGAGATCGTGGACAACTCGACCGACGAGGGGGTCGCCGGCCACGCCACCAAGGTGGTCGTCACGTTGCACGCCGACGGCAGTGTGCAGGTCGACGACGACGGCCGCGGCATCCCGACCGGCGTGCACGCCAAGTCCGGTCTGTCCGGTGTCGAGCTGGTGCTGACCCGGTTGCACGCCGGCGGCAAGTTCGGCGGCGCCGCTTACAAGACCTCAGGCGGCCTGCACGGCGTCGGCGCGTCCGCGGTCAACGCACTCTCGCACCGCTTCGACATCACGGTGCGGCAGGCGGGCAAGGTGCACCAGATGTCGTTCAAGCACGGCGCGCCGGGCAGCTTCGACGGGCCGGGACCCAAGGCCAAGTTCACCGCGAAGTCCGGCCTGAGCGTGGTCGGCCGGATGAAGCGCGGCGAGTCCACCGGCACCTCCATCCGCTACTGGTACGACGCGCGCTACTTCGAGGCCGGCGCCGCGCTGGACGTCGAGGCCGTGCGGATGAAGCTGCGCAACACCGCCTTCCTGGTGCCAGGTGTGTCGTACGTGCTGCGCGACGCCACCGGCGGCAGCATCTCCGAGGAGACCTTCCACTTCCCCAACGGCCTGTCCGACATGGTGGAGTTTCTGTCTCCTGCCGGGGAAAAGCCGGTGTCCGGCACGCTGGTCATCAAGGGCGAGGGGACATACAAGGAAAACGCCGCCGACGCGAGTGGCGTGATGCAGTCCAATGTGGAGCGTCACGCCGAGGTCGAGGTGGCGCTGCGCTGGGGGACCGGCTACGAGCGTACGGTCGAGTGCTTCACCAACACGATCCGCAACATGCACGGCGGCACGCACCGCAAGGGCTTCGACCGCGCCGCGGTGCGGGCGATCCAGGACGCCATCTCCAAGACCCGCGGCCTGCTCAAGCCCAAAGAGGACATGCCGACGCTGGACGACGTGCTGGAGGGCATGACCGCGGTCATCCACGTCCGGATCCCGGAGCCGCAGTTCACCTCGCAGACCAAGGACGAGCTGTCCACCGCCGGCATCACCAAGGTCGTCCAGGGCGTGGTGGAGACCCACATCAAGGCCTGGACCGAGGCGCGCAAGACCAAGTCCGAAGCCAAAATCGTCCTGCAGAAGGTGGTCGACGCCTCGCGCGTACGGCTGGTGCAGAAGCAGCAGAAGGACGCGGCGCGGCGCAAGACCGCGCTGGAAGGCGCGTCGATGCCGCCGAAGCTGGTCGACTGCCGCACCACCGGCATCTCCCGCAGCGAGCTGTTCCTGGTCGAGGGTGACAGCGCGATGGGATCGGCCAAGATGGCCCGGGTTTCCGAATATCAGGCGCTTCTGCCGCTGCGCGGCAAGATTTTGAACGTACAGAAGGCAAGTCTTGGCGACACCCTGAAAAACGTCGAGATCGCCTCGATCGTGCAGGTGCTCGGCGCCGGCAGCGGCCGCACGTTCGACCTGTCGACCATGCGTTACGGCCGGGTGATCCTGATGGCCGACGCCGATGTCGACGGCTCGCACATCCGTACGCTGTTGATCACGCTTTTCGCCCGCTACATGCGGCCGGTGATCGAGGACGGCCGGCTGTTCGCCGCGATGCCGCCGCTGCACAAGATCACCACCAAGGGCCGCAACGCCGAGACGTTCTTCACCTTCACCCAGCGCGAGATGGAGCAGAAGGTCGCGCAGCTGGAAAAGGCCGGCAAACAGGTCGTCACGCCGATCCCGCGGTTCAAGGGCCTCGGCGAGATGGACGCCGAGGAGCTGTGGGAGACCACGATGAACCCGGCCACCCGGTCCGTACGTCGGATCACGCTCGACGACGTGGAGGCCGCCGACAACGCGCTCGAGCTGCTGATGGGGGAAAAGGTCGAGCCGCGCCGGGTGTGGCTGGTCGAGTCGTCCGCGCGGGTCGACCGCGAAGCCATCGACATCTGA
- a CDS encoding DNA gyrase/topoisomerase IV subunit A, which yields MARRKAPTTKVDPAAFDSAGANVYENPVKTEIEDSYLEYAYSVIHSRALPDARDGLKPVHRRILFSMNENGYRPSHAYVKCSRVVGDVMGKYHPHGDLAIYDALVRLAQDFSLNVPLIDGHGNFGSPDDGPAASRYTESRLSAEAMLLVGELGEETVDTYPNYDGSLMQPMVLPAAYPNLLVNGSSGIAVGMATNMIPHNMGEVIAAARWLITHPTATLDKLMEFVPGPDLPTGGILLGLDEVRKAYETGRGVVRMRARVQTGPLEGSRGRQAITVTELPYGVGPEKIIERITDEVTKSKRLTGIADVKDLTDRENGTRLVIECKAGINPQALLADLYRLTPMEQSFGINNLVLVDGQPQTLGLKPLLEVFLNHRYEVVTRRTAYRKRKREERLHLVEGLLKALLDIDKVIRLIRNSDNAQAAKEGLMKQFRLSEIQATYILDTPLRRLTKYDKLELEAEQDKLHEEIAELTQILEDDSVLKKLVSSELAKVAKDFPTERRTTLMDGDLKEVLAASKPAGPLEIADDPCQVILSATGLLARTAAESEEVAEAKRRSGRTKHDAVAAVVHSTARGQILIVTSRGRAFKTDVLPLPVLPEQDGVVSLRGGMPVRELISLEKGENVVGIAPLAEDNGNSPGLAMGTRHGVVKVCAPDWPVRSDEFEVIGLKDGDEVVGATWLTDGDETLAFLASDASLLRYAASLVRPQGLKGGGMAGINLAAGAHVVFFGALRTDDTEHGEPMVITATGTSVKVTPFAEYPAKGRATGGVRSHRFLKGEHGLVVGWIGPRPAGSSLKGDPIELPEPNPRRDGSGSWHPGPEVVGHLIERG from the coding sequence ATGGCTCGCCGTAAGGCGCCGACCACCAAGGTGGACCCGGCCGCGTTCGACAGCGCCGGCGCGAACGTCTACGAGAATCCGGTGAAGACCGAGATCGAGGACTCCTACCTGGAGTACGCGTACTCGGTCATCCACTCGCGCGCGCTGCCGGACGCCCGCGACGGTCTCAAGCCGGTGCACCGCCGGATTTTGTTCTCCATGAACGAAAACGGCTATCGGCCGAGCCACGCGTACGTGAAGTGCTCGCGGGTCGTCGGTGACGTGATGGGCAAATACCATCCGCACGGCGACCTGGCGATCTACGACGCGCTCGTACGCCTGGCGCAGGACTTTTCCTTGAACGTCCCGCTCATCGACGGCCACGGAAACTTCGGGTCGCCAGACGACGGCCCGGCCGCCTCGCGTTACACCGAGAGCCGGCTGTCGGCCGAGGCGATGTTGCTGGTCGGTGAGCTCGGCGAGGAGACCGTCGACACTTACCCCAACTACGACGGCTCGCTCATGCAGCCGATGGTGTTGCCGGCAGCCTATCCAAACCTGCTGGTCAACGGCTCGTCCGGGATCGCGGTCGGGATGGCGACCAACATGATCCCGCACAACATGGGTGAGGTGATCGCGGCCGCGCGGTGGCTGATCACCCATCCGACCGCCACGCTCGACAAGCTGATGGAGTTCGTACCGGGTCCCGACCTGCCGACCGGCGGGATTTTGCTCGGCCTGGACGAGGTCCGCAAGGCATACGAGACGGGCCGTGGTGTCGTACGGATGCGTGCGCGCGTGCAGACCGGTCCGCTGGAAGGCAGCCGCGGCCGGCAGGCGATCACCGTGACGGAGCTGCCGTACGGTGTCGGGCCGGAGAAGATCATCGAGCGGATCACCGACGAGGTCACCAAATCCAAGCGGCTGACCGGCATCGCCGACGTCAAGGACCTCACCGACCGGGAAAACGGCACGCGGCTGGTGATCGAGTGCAAGGCCGGCATCAACCCGCAGGCTCTGCTCGCCGACCTTTACCGCCTGACGCCGATGGAGCAGTCGTTCGGCATCAACAACCTGGTACTGGTCGACGGACAGCCGCAGACGCTCGGTCTCAAACCGCTGCTGGAGGTCTTCCTCAACCACCGCTACGAGGTGGTGACCAGGCGTACGGCCTATCGCAAGCGCAAGCGCGAGGAGCGGCTGCATCTGGTCGAGGGCCTGCTCAAGGCGCTGCTGGACATCGACAAGGTCATCCGGCTGATCCGCAACAGCGACAACGCGCAGGCCGCCAAGGAAGGCCTGATGAAGCAGTTCAGGCTGTCCGAGATCCAGGCGACGTACATCCTGGACACGCCGCTGCGCCGGCTGACCAAGTACGACAAGCTGGAGCTGGAGGCCGAGCAGGACAAGCTGCACGAGGAGATCGCCGAGCTGACCCAGATCCTGGAGGACGACTCGGTCCTGAAGAAGCTGGTGTCCAGCGAGCTGGCCAAGGTCGCCAAGGACTTCCCGACCGAGCGGCGGACCACCCTGATGGACGGCGACCTCAAGGAGGTGCTGGCCGCGTCCAAGCCGGCCGGTCCGCTGGAGATCGCCGACGACCCGTGCCAGGTGATCCTGTCCGCGACCGGGCTGCTGGCGCGTACGGCCGCCGAGTCCGAGGAGGTCGCCGAGGCCAAGCGGCGCAGCGGCCGCACCAAACACGACGCGGTCGCCGCGGTCGTCCATTCCACCGCTCGCGGACAGATCCTGATCGTCACCAGCCGCGGCCGCGCGTTCAAGACCGACGTGTTGCCGCTGCCGGTGCTGCCGGAGCAGGACGGTGTCGTATCACTTCGCGGCGGCATGCCGGTGCGCGAGCTGATCAGCCTGGAGAAGGGCGAAAACGTCGTCGGCATCGCGCCGTTGGCTGAGGACAACGGAAACTCGCCCGGTCTGGCGATGGGCACGCGGCACGGCGTGGTCAAGGTGTGCGCTCCGGACTGGCCGGTGCGCTCCGACGAGTTCGAGGTGATCGGCCTCAAGGACGGCGACGAGGTGGTCGGCGCGACCTGGCTGACCGACGGCGACGAGACGCTCGCCTTCCTGGCCAGCGACGCGTCGCTGCTGCGCTATGCCGCCTCGCTCGTACGCCCACAGGGACTCAAAGGCGGCGGCATGGCCGGCATCAACCTGGCCGCCGGCGCGCACGTGGTCTTCTTCGGCGCCCTGCGCACCGACGACACCGAGCACGGCGAGCCGATGGTCATCACCGCCACCGGCACCAGCGTCAAGGTGACCCCTTTCGCCGAGTATCCGGCAAAAGGCCGCGCCACTGGTGGCGTACGCTCGCACCGGTTCCTGAAAGGCGAGCACGGCCTGGTGGTCGGCTGGATCGGTCCGCGCCCGGCCGGCTCCAGCCTCAAGGGCGACCCGATCGAGCTGCCCGAGCCCAACCCCCGCCGCGACGGCTCCGGCTCCTGGCACCCCGGCCCCGAGGTCGTCGGCCACCTCATCGAACGCGGCTAG
- a CDS encoding glycoside hydrolase family 64 protein, with protein MDRRKLLAAACAMALAIGLAPAAAASAVPATIPLTITNNSGRSDPVFLYDLGTFLATGQQGWADAGGNFHAWPPGGAPPVPAPDASIPGPANGQSVTIQIPKFSGRLYFSYGRKLVFQLATGGLVQPAVQNPSDPNHDILFNWSEYTLDDSGLYINSTQVDMFSAPYAVGVRLADGSTKTTGHLRSGGYNAVLSGLRNQAGGWGNLIQTDSGGNVIRALSPGHGIETGAISNGYLDDYINRVWTKYSTSTLTVTPFADQPNTRYFGKVSGNIMNFTNSSGAVVTSFQKPDSDSVFGCYKLLDAPNDQVRGPISRTLCAGFNRSTLLANANQPDTNPADFYQESLTNHYARLIHAQMVDGKAYGFAFDDVGNFESLVHDGNPQQASVTLDPFS; from the coding sequence ATGGACAGACGTAAGCTGCTGGCCGCCGCCTGCGCGATGGCGCTGGCGATCGGCTTGGCACCGGCCGCGGCCGCCAGCGCCGTCCCGGCCACGATCCCGCTGACGATCACCAACAACTCCGGCCGGTCGGATCCGGTTTTCCTTTACGATCTCGGCACATTCCTCGCCACCGGCCAACAGGGCTGGGCCGACGCGGGCGGCAACTTCCACGCCTGGCCGCCCGGCGGCGCGCCGCCGGTGCCGGCTCCGGACGCATCGATCCCCGGACCTGCCAACGGCCAGTCGGTCACCATCCAGATCCCCAAGTTTTCCGGCCGGTTGTATTTCTCGTACGGCCGCAAGCTCGTCTTCCAGTTGGCGACCGGCGGCCTCGTGCAGCCGGCGGTGCAGAACCCGAGCGACCCCAACCACGACATCCTGTTCAACTGGTCGGAATACACGCTCGACGACTCCGGTCTCTACATCAACAGCACGCAGGTCGACATGTTCTCCGCGCCGTACGCGGTCGGGGTGCGGCTCGCCGACGGCTCCACGAAAACCACCGGACACCTGAGATCCGGCGGATACAACGCCGTGCTGTCCGGCCTGCGCAACCAGGCAGGCGGCTGGGGAAACCTGATCCAGACCGACTCCGGCGGCAACGTCATCCGCGCTCTGTCGCCAGGACACGGCATCGAGACCGGCGCGATCTCCAACGGCTATCTGGACGACTACATCAACCGCGTCTGGACCAAATACAGCACGTCGACGCTGACCGTGACCCCGTTCGCGGATCAGCCGAACACGCGCTATTTCGGCAAAGTTTCCGGCAATATCATGAACTTCACCAACAGCTCCGGGGCGGTCGTCACCAGCTTCCAGAAACCCGACTCGGACAGCGTTTTCGGCTGCTACAAGCTGTTGGACGCGCCAAACGACCAGGTGCGCGGACCGATCTCGCGTACGCTGTGCGCCGGTTTCAACCGGTCGACGCTGCTGGCCAACGCCAACCAGCCGGACACCAACCCGGCCGACTTCTATCAGGAGTCACTGACCAACCACTACGCCAGGCTCATCCACGCGCAGATGGTCGACGGCAAGGCGTACGGTTTCGCCTTCGACGATGTCGGAAACTTCGAATCATTGGTGCACGACGGAAATCCGCAACAGGCGTCGGTCACGCTGGACCCGTTCAGCTGA
- the tuf gene encoding elongation factor Tu, which translates to MSKQQFVRTKPHLNIGTMGHVDHGKTTLTAAITKVLSEQDGSTTKFVAFDGIDRAPEELARGITITIAHVEYETPTRHYAHVDMPGHADYVKNMITGAAQLDGAILVVSAQEGSMPQTREHVVLARRIGVPHLVVALNKADAVDDPELLDLVELEVRDLLSAYGFAGDEVPVVRVSGLRALEGDPVWTRSIVELLEAVDTYVPEPPRRLDEPFLMPIENVLTITGRGTVVTGAVERGELRIGQPVEVVGLGETVATVVAGMETFGKSLEQVQAGDNAALLLRGVKRDQVRRGQVVALPGSVRPHQRFRAQLYALSAAEGGRRKPFFSGYQPQFHFRTGDVSGVMDFDGMVLPGDSARVVVELVQPVALDERLGFAVREGGLTVAAGTVEAVLD; encoded by the coding sequence ATGAGCAAGCAGCAGTTCGTACGGACCAAACCACATCTGAACATCGGCACCATGGGACACGTCGACCACGGCAAGACCACGCTGACGGCGGCGATCACCAAGGTGCTCTCCGAGCAGGACGGCTCGACGACGAAGTTCGTCGCCTTCGACGGGATCGACCGGGCGCCGGAGGAGCTGGCGCGCGGCATCACGATCACCATCGCGCACGTCGAGTACGAGACGCCGACGCGGCATTACGCGCACGTCGACATGCCCGGCCACGCCGACTACGTGAAGAACATGATCACCGGCGCGGCTCAGCTGGACGGCGCGATCCTGGTCGTCTCGGCGCAGGAGGGCAGCATGCCGCAGACCCGCGAGCATGTCGTGCTGGCCCGCCGGATCGGCGTGCCGCACCTGGTCGTCGCGCTCAACAAGGCCGACGCGGTCGACGACCCGGAGCTGCTCGATCTGGTCGAGCTGGAGGTGCGCGACCTGCTCAGCGCGTACGGTTTCGCCGGCGACGAGGTGCCGGTCGTACGCGTGTCGGGCCTGCGCGCGCTGGAGGGCGACCCGGTGTGGACCCGGAGCATCGTGGAACTGCTGGAGGCCGTCGACACGTACGTGCCGGAGCCGCCGCGCCGGCTCGACGAGCCGTTCCTGATGCCGATCGAGAACGTCCTGACGATCACCGGTCGCGGCACGGTCGTGACCGGCGCGGTCGAGCGCGGCGAGCTGCGCATCGGTCAGCCGGTCGAGGTCGTCGGGTTGGGAGAGACGGTGGCCACCGTGGTCGCCGGCATGGAGACCTTCGGCAAGTCGCTGGAGCAGGTCCAGGCCGGTGACAACGCGGCGCTGCTGCTGCGCGGTGTCAAGCGTGATCAGGTGCGCCGCGGTCAGGTCGTCGCGCTGCCTGGCAGCGTACGGCCGCACCAGCGCTTCCGCGCGCAGCTGTACGCGCTGTCGGCGGCCGAGGGTGGGCGGCGCAAGCCGTTCTTCTCCGGCTATCAGCCGCAGTTCCACTTCCGGACCGGTGACGTGTCCGGGGTCATGGACTTCGACGGGATGGTGCTGCCCGGCGACTCGGCGCGGGTCGTGGTCGAGTTGGTGCAGCCGGTCGCGCTCGACGAGCGGTTGGGCTTCGCGGTCCGGGAAGGCGGACTGACGGTGGCCGCGGGTACGGTCGAGGCTGTGCTCGACTGA
- a CDS encoding mycothiol transferase: protein MNTAELLLDAFGRVHEAVHRSVDGLKPADLHHRIDPDANSIAWLVWHLTRVQDDHVSEVAGVEQVWTAKGWKDRFGLPFDAAETGYGHGSADVAAVTVSSGDLLTGYYDAVHEQTTRYVGGLTDADLDRVVDTNWDPPVTLGVRLVSVFEDDIEHAGQAAFLRGVLGRTGG from the coding sequence ATGAACACCGCGGAGCTGCTGCTCGACGCGTTCGGACGCGTGCATGAGGCCGTACACCGCTCGGTCGACGGCCTGAAGCCGGCCGACCTGCACCACCGCATCGACCCTGACGCCAACTCGATCGCCTGGCTGGTGTGGCACCTCACGCGCGTGCAGGACGACCATGTCAGCGAGGTCGCCGGCGTCGAGCAGGTGTGGACGGCGAAAGGCTGGAAGGACCGGTTCGGCCTGCCGTTCGACGCGGCCGAGACCGGCTATGGCCACGGGTCGGCCGACGTGGCGGCGGTGACGGTCAGCTCCGGCGACCTGCTGACCGGCTATTACGACGCCGTACACGAGCAGACGACCCGCTATGTCGGCGGCCTGACCGATGCCGACCTCGACCGCGTCGTGGACACCAACTGGGACCCGCCGGTGACCCTCGGCGTACGGCTGGTCAGCGTCTTCGAGGATGACATCGAACACGCCGGCCAGGCCGCCTTCCTGCGCGGAGTCCTCGGCCGCACGGGCGGTTGA
- a CDS encoding Uma2 family endonuclease, with product MVGDALKARRPGDVYVLHGVAVRDETDFHDNGYDATGVLLAVEVASRSSVTMDRTAKPAIYAECGIQWYWRVDRDYTVHCFRLEDGAYVPIAKAGRGERIELDEPWPVSFAADDLVLPRLR from the coding sequence GTGGTCGGCGACGCTCTCAAGGCGCGTCGGCCGGGCGATGTCTACGTCTTGCATGGAGTTGCCGTCCGCGATGAGACCGACTTCCATGACAATGGTTACGACGCGACCGGCGTGCTGCTCGCGGTGGAGGTCGCGTCGCGGTCGTCGGTCACCATGGACCGCACGGCCAAGCCCGCCATTTACGCCGAGTGCGGCATCCAGTGGTATTGGCGGGTCGACCGCGACTACACCGTGCACTGCTTCCGCCTTGAGGACGGCGCGTACGTCCCGATCGCCAAGGCCGGCCGCGGCGAGCGGATCGAGCTCGACGAGCCGTGGCCGGTCAGCTTCGCGGCCGACGACCTGGTGCTGCCTCGGCTGAGGTGA
- a CDS encoding 2OG-Fe(II) oxygenase, with protein sequence MSVVQRIDKADWDGIVEELDAYGCAPVGQVLTGAQCARISALYDKPALFRSTIDMERYRFGAGQYRYFDYPLPDLVSELRQAFYPHLLPIARDWAEKLGKPAPWPDDLTKWLEMCHAAGQSKSTPILLRYKKNDWNALHRDLYGDLVFPLQVVIGLDRPGIDHTGGEFLLVEQRPRAQSRATATVLRQGHALIFTTRDRPVASARGWSTGPVRHGVSVVRSGIRHTLGLVFHDAA encoded by the coding sequence ATGAGCGTGGTTCAGCGTATCGACAAGGCCGACTGGGACGGCATCGTCGAGGAGCTGGACGCGTATGGTTGTGCGCCGGTCGGCCAGGTGCTGACCGGCGCGCAGTGCGCGCGTATTTCGGCTCTGTATGACAAGCCCGCGTTGTTCCGGTCGACGATCGACATGGAACGCTATCGGTTCGGCGCCGGCCAGTACCGATATTTCGACTATCCGCTGCCCGACCTGGTGTCCGAGCTGCGGCAGGCTTTCTATCCGCACCTGCTGCCGATCGCCCGCGACTGGGCCGAAAAGCTCGGCAAGCCGGCGCCGTGGCCGGACGACCTGACCAAGTGGCTGGAGATGTGCCACGCCGCCGGCCAGTCCAAGTCGACGCCGATCCTGTTGCGTTACAAGAAAAACGACTGGAACGCGCTGCACCGCGACCTCTACGGCGACCTGGTTTTCCCGCTGCAGGTGGTGATCGGCCTGGACCGCCCCGGCATCGACCACACCGGCGGCGAGTTTTTGCTGGTGGAGCAACGACCGCGGGCGCAGTCGCGCGCCACCGCCACGGTGTTGCGGCAGGGCCACGCGCTGATCTTCACCACCCGCGACCGGCCGGTGGCCTCGGCGCGCGGCTGGTCGACCGGGCCGGTGCGGCACGGCGTCAGCGTCGTACGCTCCGGCATCCGGCACACACTCGGCCTGGTCTTCCACGACGCCGCCTGA
- a CDS encoding methylated-DNA--[protein]-cysteine S-methyltransferase, which translates to MITYTRIDSPVGELVLTAVDGKLASVSMSGTVDPDWQLAAFDKEKQQLAEYFAGTRTVFELELATAGTDFQRRVWDEIDRIPYGKTISYGDLTDRLGLPRERVRAVAAAIGANPLLVVRPCHRVIGADGSLTGYAGGLDRKEFLLTHEGVLQPQLELS; encoded by the coding sequence ATGATTACGTACACGAGGATCGACAGCCCGGTCGGCGAGCTGGTGCTCACCGCGGTCGATGGCAAGCTGGCGTCGGTGTCGATGTCCGGCACAGTCGACCCCGACTGGCAGTTGGCCGCCTTCGACAAGGAAAAGCAGCAGCTCGCGGAGTATTTCGCCGGCACACGTACGGTTTTCGAGCTGGAGCTGGCCACCGCCGGCACCGACTTCCAGCGGCGCGTGTGGGACGAGATCGACAGGATTCCTTACGGCAAAACGATTTCCTACGGCGACCTGACCGACCGGCTTGGGCTGCCACGCGAGCGGGTCCGCGCGGTGGCGGCGGCGATCGGTGCCAATCCGCTGCTGGTCGTACGCCCATGTCACCGGGTCATCGGTGCGGACGGGTCACTCACCGGATATGCCGGCGGGCTGGACCGCAAGGAGTTCCTGTTGACCCACGAAGGCGTGCTGCAGCCGCAGCTGGAGCTGTCATGA